A single genomic interval of Rhizobium brockwellii harbors:
- a CDS encoding transcriptional regulator, which produces MKKVQRSFAVEYKSGRRKLNSKANSIWGETDLKSVAQDLQDEAAPFMALTPQARSSEMLVSGEERAGPLLTLPIGRETNASALQETIMADENATMISADTPAAAAPDVPKKVRKPRAKKAVPETAPAAVSLQPAAASDAKAGKQTRGRKAKPDEGTTSAKRAPVKRAPKALSIAAAPSVAAVDEISDLLQLEEENQKLRKLLAEKLRAENADLRKRLNLG; this is translated from the coding sequence GTGAAAAAAGTCCAGCGCAGCTTTGCCGTCGAGTACAAATCAGGTCGGCGAAAACTCAATTCCAAAGCGAACTCGATTTGGGGAGAGACCGATCTGAAGTCCGTTGCTCAAGATCTGCAGGATGAGGCAGCGCCATTTATGGCTTTAACTCCGCAGGCAAGAAGCAGCGAGATGCTTGTATCCGGAGAAGAACGGGCCGGGCCGTTATTGACACTGCCGATTGGGCGGGAGACAAATGCATCGGCTTTACAGGAGACCATAATGGCCGACGAAAACGCTACGATGATCAGTGCTGACACGCCGGCCGCCGCGGCGCCCGATGTGCCGAAGAAGGTGCGCAAACCTCGCGCCAAGAAGGCAGTGCCTGAAACGGCACCAGCAGCCGTTTCTTTGCAACCGGCAGCGGCTTCGGATGCCAAAGCTGGAAAGCAGACGAGAGGACGCAAAGCAAAGCCTGACGAAGGGACGACGAGTGCCAAGCGTGCGCCTGTCAAACGTGCTCCGAAGGCTTTGTCGATAGCGGCTGCACCGTCGGTGGCGGCAGTTGATGAGATTTCGGATCTTCTGCAGCTCGAAGAGGAAAACCAGAAACTGCGCAAGCTGCTGGCGGAGAAGCTCCGCGCTGAAAATGCCGATCTGCGAAAGCGCCTCAACCTCGGTTGA
- a CDS encoding transposase, whose amino-acid sequence MLKRKAPVKDRNAIEAATLDAPRSGKSSFVHFWVDSNFDCHSTVPTELDPWIADARDSLFAPFTNGILKDKAAVSAAIAEPWSNGQVEGQINKLKLVKRQMYGRAKLDRLQAGFTSRKPDMNGSKTRPL is encoded by the coding sequence TTGCTTAAACGGAAAGCTCCTGTAAAAGATCGGAACGCAATCGAAGCTGCCACATTGGACGCGCCCAGATCGGGAAAATCGTCGTTCGTCCACTTTTGGGTCGATAGCAATTTTGACTGTCATTCGACTGTTCCAACAGAACTTGACCCATGGATCGCTGATGCGCGCGACAGTCTGTTCGCCCCCTTCACCAACGGGATACTAAAAGACAAGGCAGCGGTGTCCGCCGCCATCGCAGAACCTTGGTCGAACGGCCAGGTCGAAGGCCAGATCAACAAGCTGAAGCTCGTTAAAAGGCAAATGTATGGGCGTGCCAAGCTGGATCGTCTTCAGGCAGGATTTACTTCAAGGAAGCCGGATATGAACGGATCTAAAACAAGACCGCTCTAG
- the nodX gene encoding nodulation protein NodX codes for MGPSNEHSSGHRNNFDLLRLFAACQVMFSHAWNWLHLGDSLNGTTAFNLLFSTPGVAIFFVISGFLVTDSYIRSSSAASFFVKRSLRIFPALFVNIAVMELALFVTGGLNVTGILQYLSYFTVYILTAARIWAVYFTYEPYTMSGFYGVSDPSGVLWTLTVELTFYLTLPTLLEFWRRWKRAGALVVAVAALGSWVMAQHFNITDRYNPFLSVTVGPTFWIFSMGVLARLYWHRVSRIFEGKLLWWLAIHLTITWWVAGTSAAFISINNAAPVDAFRIAILAGLVLSAAYSFPRPNLLRGQDLSYGIYLYHMLVMHTLIGIGWVGHWWLWIVEPVGTVALAALSWALIEKPAMNLRTSLVARRLSVA; via the coding sequence ATGGGACCATCCAATGAACACTCATCCGGCCACCGGAACAACTTCGACCTGTTAAGGCTCTTTGCCGCCTGCCAAGTGATGTTCAGCCACGCGTGGAATTGGCTTCACCTGGGCGATTCTTTGAACGGCACAACGGCCTTCAATCTGTTGTTTTCGACGCCGGGTGTTGCGATCTTCTTTGTAATCAGCGGCTTTCTAGTAACAGATTCTTACATCCGCTCATCGTCGGCGGCCTCTTTTTTCGTCAAGCGGTCGCTCCGAATCTTTCCTGCACTGTTCGTCAACATCGCCGTGATGGAACTTGCCCTGTTTGTGACGGGGGGATTAAATGTCACTGGCATCTTGCAGTATCTGTCTTACTTCACGGTCTACATCCTGACCGCTGCACGAATCTGGGCCGTCTACTTCACCTACGAGCCCTACACGATGAGCGGCTTTTACGGCGTCTCGGACCCAAGTGGAGTGCTGTGGACGCTGACGGTGGAGCTGACATTCTACCTCACCCTGCCAACGCTGTTGGAATTTTGGCGGCGATGGAAACGAGCAGGGGCGCTAGTCGTTGCCGTCGCCGCTCTCGGGTCTTGGGTCATGGCGCAGCACTTCAACATAACTGATAGGTACAATCCGTTCCTGTCGGTGACAGTGGGCCCGACTTTCTGGATTTTTTCGATGGGAGTTCTTGCACGGCTTTACTGGCATCGCGTAAGCAGGATCTTTGAGGGGAAGCTCTTGTGGTGGCTGGCAATTCATCTCACGATAACGTGGTGGGTAGCAGGGACGTCCGCTGCATTCATCTCTATCAACAATGCGGCGCCTGTCGATGCATTCCGAATCGCTATTCTTGCCGGTCTAGTCCTGTCGGCAGCGTACTCATTTCCGCGCCCTAACCTTTTGCGCGGGCAGGATCTCTCTTACGGGATCTACCTCTACCATATGCTCGTCATGCACACGCTGATCGGCATCGGATGGGTCGGCCACTGGTGGCTTTGGATCGTCGAGCCGGTCGGGACCGTGGCATTAGCCGCTCTATCATGGGCGCTGATTGAAAAGCCGGCCATGAACCTTCGCACATCGTTAGTCGCCAGAAGGCTTTCGGTTGCTTAA
- a CDS encoding MaoC family dehydratase encodes MNEISLVDVFGRVGQEVGRSEWIMIDQSTVDLFADATHDHQFIHVNPERAAVESPFGGTIAHGFLTLSLLSVMNFSGMPKIREQTMGLNYGFDNVRFMSPVKTGSRVRGRFVLSDCRFRGSSMLVTTYEVTVEIENENRPALTANWITIVQFDPKDRPKTSHS; translated from the coding sequence ATGAATGAAATTTCGCTCGTGGATGTCTTTGGGCGAGTTGGCCAGGAAGTTGGAAGATCCGAATGGATCATGATCGATCAATCAACAGTCGATCTATTCGCGGATGCAACGCATGACCATCAGTTCATTCACGTGAATCCGGAACGCGCTGCGGTGGAAAGCCCATTTGGCGGCACGATCGCTCATGGTTTCCTGACTCTTTCACTTTTGTCGGTGATGAATTTCAGCGGGATGCCAAAAATTCGCGAGCAGACAATGGGCCTCAACTACGGCTTCGACAACGTGCGCTTCATGTCGCCCGTTAAGACTGGGAGTCGCGTACGCGGCCGCTTCGTATTGTCCGACTGCCGTTTTCGGGGCTCAAGCATGCTGGTGACGACCTACGAGGTGACGGTCGAGATCGAAAACGAGAACCGGCCCGCACTCACTGCCAATTGGATCACGATTGTTCAGTTTGATCCAAAAGATCGGCCAAAGACGTCTCATAGTTGA